TTTGATGGACCAGGCTTCAAACGGTGAAAACTGAGCCCAGCAGGAATCGTTGCACCGTTTGGCATCGTTCATGCCGTTTGAAAATTCCACGGCCTGAAACCACACCCCGTCGTTTGCCAGCCAGTTGATACAGAGATCATTTAACAGCCTCAGCAGGGATTCTTTGGGCATGTTCAGCAGGGGGGCGGGGATGCCGTCTTTCATCTGAAACCCGAAAGCTTTTGAAAGCCGTTCCAACTGAATCTCAATACTTTTTTCAGAGGCGGTCTTCAAGGCTTCCAGCGCCTTTTCCATTCCCATCTGGTGCCGGATTTCGTTAAACCACAGGCCGTAATGAACCGCGATGCGATGAAACATGTCCAGAACAAGGCGGGCGACCTCTTCCCGGGGCAGATCGTCTATCATGTTGGGTTTAATTGGCATCGGTTGTAATTTAAACTTGATAAGCAGGGTTATCTCAGGTAATTTACCATCAGCCATCAGGGCCGCGTCAGATGATGACCACTTTTTTGACCGCTTTGACGATTTCTTCCGGGTCATCCATCACCTGAATAATGTCCATGTCTTCGGCGCTGATCCGGTTTTTTTTCAGAAATTGATCCTTGATCCAGTCGATAAGTCCGGACCAGTATTCCGATCCCACCATGATGACCGGAAACGGCTTGATCCGATGGGTCTGGATTAAAGTGACGGCTTCAAACAACTCATCCAGCGTTCCAAAGCCGCCCGGCATGACGATATAGGCCGAAGCGTATTTGACAAACATCAATTTACGGATAAAAAAATATTTGAATTGAAGCTGGGTGGAGGCATAGAGATTGGGTTTCTGTTCGAACGGCAGAACGATATTGAGCCCGACGGATGTGCCCCCAGCCTCGGTGGCGCCTTTATTGGCCGCTTCCATGATCCCGCCGCCGCCGCCGGTGATGACACCGAAATTGTTTTTGACAAATAAAGCGGCGGTCTGTTCGGCTGTATCATAATACGGGTCGCCCGGTTTAATCCTCGCGGAGCCGAATATGCTGACACAGGGGCCGATATCATGTAGCGTGTCGACACCTTCGACAAATTCTCCCATAATTTTGAATAAACGCCAGCTTTCTCCGGTTTTAAACGCATCGATCAGAAATTGTTTTTCCATGAGCATCCTGTTTCCGTTTGGTCGAAGTTTAATGATGTGGGTATCAACTATAATTGAATGTCTGTTAAGATTTAAAAATGTTGTTAGCATCGAATCGGATGAACATCAATTCAAATATGCCGGGTCAAATATGTCAGGCTGCGTATATACCTAAATGGAAGCCGGAAAACATTCAGTGGCTGTTTGCGTAATCGCTGGATTATCAATGCGTTAAAAATGCACAGAAAAAAAAACATAACAGGCGGGGACCGGCTTGTCAATGATTTGAGAATTGACATCCAGAGCGGTTCCTGATAAAAATTTAAATCTTTAAGTAGCCCCGTATCAACACAGTTAGGGTATTGTTGCTCCGGTCATAACGCTGTCTTAGGAAATTTTCAATAAAACACTCGGATTCAGGATATATTTTAGGTAGATATGAAATGGAACAGGCAGTGAAAGAATTGATCAAAGATGTAATGATTGTGAACGAGTTTGGACTTCATGCAAGAGCGGCAGCTCAGATAGCCTCTCTTGCGCAACTTGCCGGATCGAATGTCTGGATTGTCAAAGGGGGGCAGCGGGTGGATGCATCCAGTGTGATTGATATATTGACGCTGGCCTGCGCAAAGGGAGCTGATATCTCAATTAAAGTTGACGATGAATCCGACCTGGGAGTTTTAAATGATATTTGCGTATTGGTTGAAAATGGGTTTGGAGAATAATATCGCATGATCAGCTCAGATGACAACGACATCCTTATCAAGGGAATCAGTGCATCTCCGGGTATCTGTATCGGCAATGCCTACCTGGTCGGTGACGAAGGGGTTCATGTTGTCGAAAAATATGATATCGCGGAAGAATACCTTCAGGATGAAGTCCTGCGGTTTAAGACCGCGGTCAAAGGGGCTAGGGACAAGCTTCACGAGCTGATCGAAAATACACCGGAAGAATTTCGCCAGAATGCCTGTATTCTTGAAAGTCATACTGCCATCATCCAGGACAAAATGCTCTATGGGAAAACCATAGAAACCATAGAAACCGACCGGGTGAATGCGGAGTGGGCCTTAAAGAAAGTCGTTTCCGGCATCAAATCCATGTTCCAGAAAATTTCGGATCCGTATCTGAAGGAACGCTCGGACGATGTTTTCCATGTGGCCGGATATATCATGAAAAATCTGACCGGCGCCAAGACCGACACGATCGCGGATATTGACAAACGGGTGATTCTGGTGGCGCACGATCTGTCCCCGGCCGAAACTTCGCAAATCAAACCCAAACAGGTCATGGCCGTCGTGATGGACCGGGGGGGCAAAGCCTCTCATACCGGTATCATTGCGCAGTCTTTTGAAATTCCGGCGGTGCTGGGGCTGGGTAATGCCACCTCGCTGATCAGCAACGAAGACGTGATTATCGTTGACGGAGTTGCCGGTATCGTGGTGGTGAATCCCACGGACCGGACGCTTTCCGAGTATGTACAGCGAAAGGAACGCTATGAACGGCACAAGGCCGACATCAGCCGCGACAGCCATGCCGTTGCACAAACTCTGGACGGTTGTCAGCTTCAAGTCATGGCGAATATCGAAATGCCGGAAAATGTGCTTTCCGCCATTTATCACGGCGGGGATGGTATCGGCCTGTACCGGACCGAATTTCAGTATCTGGGGCGACCGGACTTTCCCAGCGAAGATGAGCTGTTTGAAAAATACCGGGATGTGCTGGAAGTGATGTCTCCCAAACCGGTGACTATCCGTACCCTGGACATCAACGGGGATAAAGCCATCGCCAACGGCTCGATGATCGTGGAAAAAAATCCGGCTCTCGGACTTCGCGCCATCCGGTACTGTCTGAAGAGAACCGATATTTTTATCACCCAGCTCCGGGCCATTTTAAGGGCTGCTGCCTATGGCAATACCCGCATCATGTTTCCGATG
This genomic interval from Desulfobacterales bacterium contains the following:
- a CDS encoding DUF6125 family protein yields the protein MADGKLPEITLLIKFKLQPMPIKPNMIDDLPREEVARLVLDMFHRIAVHYGLWFNEIRHQMGMEKALEALKTASEKSIEIQLERLSKAFGFQMKDGIPAPLLNMPKESLLRLLNDLCINWLANDGVWFQAVEFSNGMNDAKRCNDSCWAQFSPFEAWSIKRFLDLPERPGLEGLKTALNFRLYARINTQTLIDESPDSLILQMNDCRVQSARKRKGLDDYPCKSAGMVEYPYFASAIDSRITTECIGCPPDKHPDQWYCAWRFTLKQGDSPR
- a CDS encoding TIGR00730 family Rossman fold protein, which encodes MEKQFLIDAFKTGESWRLFKIMGEFVEGVDTLHDIGPCVSIFGSARIKPGDPYYDTAEQTAALFVKNNFGVITGGGGGIMEAANKGATEAGGTSVGLNIVLPFEQKPNLYASTQLQFKYFFIRKLMFVKYASAYIVMPGGFGTLDELFEAVTLIQTHRIKPFPVIMVGSEYWSGLIDWIKDQFLKKNRISAEDMDIIQVMDDPEEIVKAVKKVVII
- a CDS encoding HPr family phosphocarrier protein, with amino-acid sequence MEQAVKELIKDVMIVNEFGLHARAAAQIASLAQLAGSNVWIVKGGQRVDASSVIDILTLACAKGADISIKVDDESDLGVLNDICVLVENGFGE
- the ptsP gene encoding phosphoenolpyruvate--protein phosphotransferase, with the protein product MISSDDNDILIKGISASPGICIGNAYLVGDEGVHVVEKYDIAEEYLQDEVLRFKTAVKGARDKLHELIENTPEEFRQNACILESHTAIIQDKMLYGKTIETIETDRVNAEWALKKVVSGIKSMFQKISDPYLKERSDDVFHVAGYIMKNLTGAKTDTIADIDKRVILVAHDLSPAETSQIKPKQVMAVVMDRGGKASHTGIIAQSFEIPAVLGLGNATSLISNEDVIIVDGVAGIVVVNPTDRTLSEYVQRKERYERHKADISRDSHAVAQTLDGCQLQVMANIEMPENVLSAIYHGGDGIGLYRTEFQYLGRPDFPSEDELFEKYRDVLEVMSPKPVTIRTLDINGDKAIANGSMIVEKNPALGLRAIRYCLKRTDIFITQLRAILRAAAYGNTRIMFPMISSCDEVREAKRLLSEAADALEREGVRCNRDIEIGIMIEIPSAAVMADVLADEVDFFSIGTNDLIQYMIAIDRGNRQVAHLYRPLHPAVIRIISYVAKIAKRKGIKVAMCGEMAGDPANIPVLLGLGIDELSMNPQSIPEVKNAIRCISIKYAKNFVKQIMKQKNADDILKMVQDNYSDIIFSDI